The Candidatus Dependentiae bacterium genomic interval AATCCAGCTACTTATCTTACAACTCAAGATACTGCTCAGCTACTCTCTTGCCTTGAACAGAATAATTTTGATACTTACGCACCTGAATTATATAAAAAACTAGCAGCTCAAGCACAAGCAACCTACCCTGCAGACTATAACAAAGCAAGTTTTAGAAAGCATTTTAACCATATAATAAGCTATATTCAAGAATCACAAAAAGAATGTCTAGCCGGTCTTTATCATCTTTTTACTCCTCATGCTATTTTAGCTGCTTTTTTTTATTGTAAAGCAACAGAATTACAACAGGTAAAAGAATACGCTCGAGAACTAGCTCTAAACTGGGATACTACAACAAATGAAAACAGCAACTCTAACTCATTGTGTGGGGTTCAAGACAGAGAAAAGAGTTATAGCAACTATTATATGAGTGCTCTTGAGCTTATCGCACACCGTACCTATTTAACAGCTTTACCACCGTGCGTTCCTCAAGGTTACTATGGTTATCAACAGAGCAAAGCCGTGCCCGATTGTTTTGAAACAGTAATAAGGGAATTTTGTAATGTATTGTTTTATAACTCAGCACAACATACATTTGATATAACTTATTTATCAAGCAACTGTTGTTATACTTCAGAATTTGAGCACTACTATACCTACGTACAACCATCAGCTTTTCATGTTAAAACACAAAGTGCTGGTCAAAAATGGTTGGACTACGTATCAGGGAAAAACACTATCGAATATGTCAGTGGCAACTACGAAATGCGCCCTACAATTGCTAATTTTATAGCTATACTAAACTATTTTTTTGGCCTTACAACTACCAATCTAGAAGAACTGTGCATACACCTCTCGACTGATACAAAAAAAATTACTTGTGTAGAAACACAACAACAGGTATATGGCAATTACAAAGGTTTACACCAAACAAGCGCTAACGTACTAGAATTTTTTATACAAGAGCCATCGCAAAAGTATTCTTTTTCTATAAGCTTGATACCCTTTGAGCATATTTGGCACGCCTGGATACATATTCCTCAAAGAGCAAATCATACTATTTATAAAAAACTAGATGCTAGCTTTTTAGACACCTTAAAATCTTTTGAAGCTACTATAGAATATCAGGCCATCCACAAGCTTATCAGCTAGGCTGCTTCTCTATATTGATCTGCCATACGTAGCATTTGCTGAGCATTAGAATAGGTTACTTGCTTTAATGCATCTTTTAAAGAGAGCCACTCGTATGAACTATGTTCAGGAGAAAGTATAACAGACTGAGTTGACGCTTTACCTAAAAAGAAGGTCACTTCTTTGCTTACTAAAATACCTTGATTGTCTTTAAACAAATAGGATAAAGACTGTTCAAAATGAGGGATAAGAGTAACCGTAAGACCTGTTTCTTCTTTAAGTTCCCGTACTGCAGCCTCTAGATTTGTCTCTGCACCTTCAAGCTTACCCTTAGGAAGATCCCAATGACCTTTATGATAATGTAAAATAAGATAGGTTCTTTCTAGGCGATCCGGTAGCTGAGTTTCATAAAAAACAATAATGCCGGCTGAGTATTCTTTTTTCATAGTTTAATCCAAAAAATAAAGTTTTATACCAAATTGTGAACGT includes:
- a CDS encoding NUDIX domain-containing protein, with product MKKEYSAGIIVFYETQLPDRLERTYLILHYHKGHWDLPKGKLEGAETNLEAAVRELKEETGLTVTLIPHFEQSLSYLFKDNQGILVSKEVTFFLGKASTQSVILSPEHSSYEWLSLKDALKQVTYSNAQQMLRMADQYREAA